A window from Mycolicibacterium tokaiense encodes these proteins:
- a CDS encoding carboxymuconolactone decarboxylase family protein: MSTADRLPLPESLTGAQRAAVDAITAGPRGSLFGPFLPLLRSPELMTRLQEVGAYLRFGSEVPAHLREMVILIVAREWDQDFEWGHHAPLARSAGLGDDVMAALSRGAEVTGPPDVRAVWQLIRELFDTRAVGDATFEAARAVLGDTGVVEAIGVAGYYSTLAMTMNAARTPVPDDYERLPAMRSTR; this comes from the coding sequence TTGTCAACAGCTGACCGCCTGCCCCTGCCGGAGTCGTTGACCGGCGCCCAGCGCGCAGCCGTCGACGCGATCACCGCCGGGCCGCGCGGGTCGCTGTTCGGGCCGTTCCTGCCGCTGCTGCGCAGCCCCGAGCTGATGACCCGGCTGCAGGAGGTGGGGGCGTACCTGCGCTTTGGCTCCGAGGTGCCTGCGCATCTTCGGGAGATGGTGATCCTGATCGTGGCGCGGGAGTGGGACCAGGACTTCGAATGGGGCCATCATGCGCCGCTGGCCCGATCGGCCGGACTGGGCGATGACGTGATGGCGGCGCTGAGCCGGGGCGCGGAAGTCACCGGCCCGCCGGACGTCCGCGCGGTCTGGCAGCTGATCCGGGAACTGTTCGACACGCGCGCGGTGGGCGACGCCACCTTCGAGGCGGCCCGCGCAGTGCTGGGCGATACCGGCGTGGTGGAGGCGATCGGCGTCGCCGGCTACTACAGCACCCTCGCCATGACCATGAACGCCGCCCGCACCCCGGTGCCCGACGACTACGAGCGCCTACCAGCCATGAGGAGTACCCGATGA
- a CDS encoding phosphate/phosphite/phosphonate ABC transporter substrate-binding protein, translated as MTVKKKLRVVAAAAMALTLVVGCSGGSESAAGGDGQVIRFAFAPDPVWDLLTDSGELAKWQDENNIRIETSTTWDEFTYFAGGHGDIVSMSTQETPVLEMQTGIETVTFGKYNYQRVPLLKRAGDPYETLEDIPKGSKICVSGPTSNTAFWTVLAKEMHNLDYRVGGGDFQLIVNDHFVNPTNLLRGDCEAAAVIPEAAVPQLRKGELEIMYGGKLPFQLYSEFAPDSDDQLHVVGNNFTATAEWYDNNQELAGKFLELWQHGVEMFQEQKADVIRKYPQHFSVESEEDINYMIDFMSGDNDWFVKNVALEPDWIPVETEIWNLMKNLNPENANFLPADAPTPRFEAVGVDAQTKP; from the coding sequence GTGACCGTTAAGAAGAAACTCCGGGTGGTAGCGGCCGCGGCGATGGCACTGACGCTGGTCGTCGGCTGTTCCGGCGGCTCCGAGAGCGCTGCGGGCGGCGACGGGCAGGTGATCCGCTTCGCGTTCGCCCCGGACCCGGTGTGGGACCTGCTCACCGACTCCGGCGAGCTGGCCAAGTGGCAGGACGAGAACAACATCCGTATCGAGACCTCCACCACCTGGGACGAGTTCACCTACTTCGCCGGCGGTCACGGCGACATCGTGTCGATGTCCACCCAGGAGACCCCGGTGCTGGAGATGCAGACCGGCATCGAGACCGTGACATTCGGCAAGTACAACTACCAGCGCGTGCCGCTGCTCAAGCGCGCGGGCGACCCGTACGAGACCCTCGAGGACATCCCGAAGGGCAGCAAGATCTGCGTGTCGGGCCCCACCTCCAACACCGCCTTCTGGACGGTGCTGGCCAAGGAGATGCACAACCTGGATTACCGGGTGGGTGGCGGCGACTTCCAGTTGATCGTCAACGACCACTTCGTCAACCCGACCAACCTGTTGCGCGGCGACTGCGAAGCGGCAGCCGTCATTCCCGAGGCGGCGGTGCCGCAGCTGCGCAAGGGCGAGCTCGAGATCATGTACGGCGGCAAGCTGCCGTTCCAGCTGTACTCGGAGTTCGCCCCCGACAGCGACGATCAACTGCACGTGGTCGGCAACAACTTCACCGCCACGGCCGAGTGGTACGACAACAACCAGGAGCTGGCCGGCAAGTTCCTCGAGCTCTGGCAGCACGGTGTCGAGATGTTCCAGGAGCAGAAAGCCGACGTCATCCGCAAGTACCCGCAGCACTTCTCGGTCGAATCCGAGGAGGACATCAACTACATGATCGACTTCATGTCCGGAGACAACGACTGGTTCGTCAAGAACGTTGCGCTGGAGCCGGATTGGATTCCGGTCGAGACCGAGATCTGGAACCTGATGAAGAACCTGAACCCCGAGAACGCCAACTTCCTGCCCGCCGACGCACCCACGCCGCGTTTCGAAGCGGTGGGAGTCGACGCGCAGACCAAGCCGTAG
- a CDS encoding LLM class flavin-dependent oxidoreductase, with the protein MRLGYFSMPLHPAGRPWADTLREDREAVILADQLGFHDAFIGEHLTDRHENVTNSLVFLATLISETRQIRLGTGTTNLSHQHPVLVAANSAMFDHLSGGRFILGISAGALPSDAEVLGILDEDRNEMFAESIDIITEIWNSDPPYSLVKPGGRWPVTTEKTFDDQMGVGILPKTLQQPRPEIVGTVVAPFSKGVVAMGARNFHPLSANFLLPQWVATHWPNYVQGKESVNDVADVADWRVARTVFVADDDKVARDYGRLDPSSPYRYYYEKMLFKMRKIGRLELFKSRRDQPDDEITLDSVLDQLVITGTAESVAEQILEFRSQTGDFGELVYAGLDWVDPALARRSMELMAEKVMPLVNS; encoded by the coding sequence ATGCGACTCGGCTACTTCTCGATGCCTCTGCACCCTGCAGGCCGCCCGTGGGCGGACACCCTGCGCGAAGACCGGGAGGCGGTGATCCTGGCCGATCAACTGGGCTTCCACGACGCCTTCATCGGGGAACACCTGACCGACCGGCACGAGAACGTGACCAACAGCCTGGTGTTCCTGGCCACCCTGATCAGCGAGACCCGGCAGATCCGGCTGGGCACCGGCACCACCAACCTGTCGCACCAGCACCCGGTGCTGGTGGCGGCCAACTCGGCAATGTTCGACCACCTCAGCGGCGGCCGCTTCATCCTCGGCATCAGCGCCGGCGCACTGCCGTCGGACGCCGAGGTGCTCGGCATCCTCGACGAGGATCGCAACGAGATGTTCGCCGAATCCATCGACATCATCACCGAGATCTGGAACAGCGACCCGCCCTACTCCCTCGTCAAACCCGGCGGACGGTGGCCGGTGACCACGGAGAAGACCTTCGACGACCAGATGGGCGTCGGCATTCTGCCCAAGACCCTGCAGCAGCCCCGCCCGGAAATCGTGGGCACCGTGGTGGCGCCCTTCTCCAAGGGCGTGGTGGCCATGGGCGCCAGAAACTTTCATCCACTGTCGGCCAATTTCCTGCTCCCGCAATGGGTTGCCACCCACTGGCCCAACTACGTCCAGGGCAAGGAGAGCGTCAACGACGTCGCCGACGTCGCCGACTGGCGGGTGGCGCGCACGGTGTTCGTCGCCGACGACGACAAGGTGGCCCGCGACTACGGCCGGTTGGATCCGAGCAGTCCGTACCGGTACTACTACGAAAAGATGCTGTTCAAGATGCGCAAGATCGGCCGGTTGGAGCTGTTCAAGTCCCGTCGCGATCAGCCCGATGACGAGATCACCCTCGACAGCGTGCTGGACCAACTGGTGATCACCGGCACCGCGGAGTCCGTGGCCGAGCAGATCCTCGAATTCCGCTCGCAAACCGGTGATTTCGGGGAGCTGGTGTACGCGGGCCTGGACTGGGTGGATCCGGCGCTGGCCCGCCGCTCGATGGAACTGATGGCCGAAAAGGTGATGCCGCTTGTCAACAGCTGA